Within the Longimicrobiales bacterium genome, the region GGAGGTGATCCCGCACCGTGACGACGTCATGCTGCAGGGCGTGCAGCTGTTCCGGAACCACATGCTGGCATACGAGCGGGCGAACGCGCTGCCGCGGCTGGTCATCCACGACCTGCGCACGAACACGTCGCACGAGGTAGCGTTTCCAGAGCCGGTCTACTCGGTGTTCCCGACGTCGAACTACGAGTTCGACACCAGCGTGCTGCGCTACAGCTACCAGTCGTTCGTCACGCCCTCATCCGTGTACGACTACGACATGGACACGCGGCAGGCTGCGCTGCTCAAGCGCCAGGAAGTGCTGGGGGGCTACGACCCGGCGCAGTACACGTCCGAGCGCGTCTGGGCGACGGCGCGCGACGGGACGCGCGTGCCGGTTTCCCTGGTGTACAGAAAAGACACGCCGCGTGATGGCAGTGCACCGATGCTGCTCGGCGCGTACGGCTCCTACGGCTCGTCGTCCAACGTGACGTTCAACTCGAACCGGCTCAGCCTGATCGACCGCGGCATGATCGTGGGCACCGCGCACATCCGCGGCGGCGCGGACCTCGGCAAGGCGTGGCACGACCAGGGTCGCATGCAGCACAAGATCAACACGTTCATCGACTTCATCGACGTGGCCGAGCACCTGGTCGACAGCGACTACACGTCCAGTGACCGGCTCGTCATCGAGGGGGGCAGTGCCGGCGGGCTGCTGATGGGCGCGGTCACGAACATGCGGCCCGACCTGTTCAAAGCCGTCATCGCGCACGTCCCGTTCGTCGACGTGATCAACACCATGCTCGACGAGACGCTGCCACTCACGGTGGGCGAGTTCGAGGAGTGGGGCAACCCGAAGGTCGCCGAGCAGTACCGCTGGATCCGGGCGTACGACCCGTACACCAACGTGGCAGCGAAGGACTATCCGGCAATGCTCGTGAAGACCTCGTTCAACGACAGCCAGGTCATGTACCACGAGCCGGCGAAATGGGTGGCGAAGCTGCGCGCCCACAAAACTGACGACAACCCGCTCCTCTTCGTGACCAACATGGCGGCCGGCCACGGCGGCTCCTCCGGCCGCTACGATCGGCTGCGGGAAATTGCCCTGGACTACGCGTTCATGCTGTGGCAGGTAGGGAAGACCGGATCGCGGCCTGGGGTCACGAGCCCGCAATAGAGCTCGGGCCGTGTGGGCCGGCTGGGCCAGCGGGCGCTTCAACCGATGCGCCCCCGCGCCCCGCCGCAGCCGTTGCGACTATTCCTCCCGCAGCGCCTGCGTCGGTTGTATGCGCAATCCGCGACGCGCGGGCCCGGCGGCGGCGGCGAGCCCGACGGCAACCATGAGGGCGGCGACCAGGGGAAGGAGGGCGGCGTGGCTGCCCTCCAGCCCCACGTCGAGTGCGCTGGCGAGCACGAGGCCGACAGCCACACCCACCGCGAGCTGGGCTGCCGTGCGTGCGAAGATCGCGCGCAGCAGCTGTCCGGGCGGCGCGCCGAGCGCCGCGCGGATGCCGACCTCACGGCGTCGCCGCACGACGGCGAACGACGTCATCGCATAGATGCCTGCAGCGGACAGCAGCACGACGCTGAGCGTCGCGAGCATCACGACCAGCGCGATCATCCGCATCAGCCCCTGCTCCTGCTCGATGGCATCGTCCAGGGCGATCGGCTCGTCGATGACCAGACTGGCGCTCGTCTGAGCAGCGATTTCGCGCAGGCGCCGCGTGTACGCCGTCGGATCGATGCCGCGCGTACGCACGATCAGGTTGAATGACCGAGTCGGCGAAAGCGCCCGGTACAGCCGCGGATACTGCTGGTCCTGCATGTCGTTCGTCGGGAAGTCAGGCACGACCCCGACGACTTCCAGCAGCTGCTCGTCCGCGCTCGCTCCGGATCCACCGAGACGAACCGTCCGGCCGAGTACGTCACCACCGCCGAGCACCCGGTCCGCGAAGGATCGGCTGACGATTGCGGTGCGAGCCGCTTCGGCAGCATCACCGGCACCGAATGCCCGTCCCGCCAGGATCGGCTTGTCGAACGCGGCGAAGTAGTCGGGGGCGATCCGGTTGAGGGCAACGCTGTGCCAGACGGTGCCGCCTGCTGAGTCCGTGGATGCACGCCCACTGACGGCCGTCACCGATACCGTGCTCTCCTTGCCAGGCATGTGAAACGCGAACGTCGCATCGGCGACCCGTTGATCGCGGTCGAGCGCCGAGAGAAGCCGCGATGCCGCGTCCGCGAACGCTCCACTTGCCGGTACGTCTGCTTCCGCGGCCTGCGACGCTTCCTGCTCCATGGACACGAACGCGCGCAGGTACTCGTCGGCCTCGTAGCCGGGATCCGCCGTCCCGTAGCGCATCGCCTGCATCGCGCCCTGGAGCGCCAGTGGCAGCACTGCCACCGCGACCGCGACCTGACCCACGATGAGCACCGTCCAGGTCCGTCCGAGTCGGCCGCCCGCGCCGGCGCCTCCGGGCGCGCGCAGCCCCGTCGCGATCCGGCGCCCGGTCGCCTTCAGCGCCGGCACGGCACCCATGATGACCGCCGCGAGAACCGCGAGGCCAGCGGTGTACAGGGCAAGCCCGGGCGTCAGGCCCGGCGTCAGCCAGAACGGCATCTCTCCGGAAAACTCGTTCTGCATCATCGCGCTGATGCGGCGAAGTGCAGCGCTTCCCGCCGCGAGGCCGATCACCGCTGCGAGCAGTGACAGCACGAATGCCTCGGCAAACAGCTGAAAGACAATCCGCCGGCGGCTCGCGCCGAGCGCCGTGCGCACCGTGATCTCACCCAGCCGCGTCGTCGTTCGGGCGTACATCAGAACGGCGACGTTCACGCCCACCACGACCAGCAGCAGCGTGATCAGCGCCTGCCCGAGCAGCAGCGCGCGCGCAATGCCCGGCTTGTCGATCGCGAAAAAGGGGTACGTGTACGGCAGCACCTGCGGCAGGATTCCTTCGTAGACTTCGGGCCATGTGCTCGCCAGCCCATGCCTCACGGTCGCCACTTCGGCGCGCGCACCCTCGAGCGATGCTCCCTCGGCGAGTCGGCCGAAGACCATCACCGGGGGCGCTGCGCCACGTTCGTACGCGCCCGCTTCGAGACGCAGCGGAATCCAGTAGTGGTGGTTGACAGGGAACCGGTAGCCCGGGGGCATGACACCGACTACCGTAAACTCATCGTCGCCCAAGCGGATGCTGCGCCCGACAATCCCCGGGTCACCCCCGAAGCGGCCCTGCCAGGCATCGCCTCCGATTACGACCACGTTGCCGGCCTCGGCCCGCTCGTCGGACGACAGCAGTGGTCGGCCGAGAAGCGGCGGTGTACGCGTGAGCGCGAAGGCTGACGGCGAGATCTCCGCCACCCGCACCAGCTCCGGCGTCGCCCCCTCCTCGAGCAGGTTGCGACGCACGGTGCGGAAGGCACCCAGCTGCTCCACCGAGCTCAGCGACTGCCGCCACGTCTCCAGGTCATGCAGATGCGTCGACTGGTTCGGGTCCTGCCGCTGCGTGTCGTAGTTCTGCAGCATGACCATGCGATCGCCGCCGGGCAGCGGCAAAGCAGGGTTCATCATGCTGCTGATCAGGCCAACCGCCACCGTCGCGACCGTGGTTGCGACCGCCAGACCCAGCCCGCCGACGATCGCCAGACCCGGATAGCGGACCAGCATCCGCACGCCCAGCCGGAGGTCCAGCGACACTCCGCTCAGCCACGCCGTCCCGCGACCGTCCCGCATCTCCTCGCCGTACCGTTCCGTTCCGCCGAATGCGACGAGCGCCCGCCGCCGGGCCTCCTCCCGACTCAGGCCGTCGGTGCGCATCCGGCGCTCGGTCTCCATGTCGACGTGGAAATCGAACTCCTCCCGCATGCGCGCCTCGGCCGCGCCACGCTTGATCAGCCGCAGTCGCGCGCGCGCCGCGTCCAGCCACCTCATCGAACGCCGCTTTGCGGGTCCGAACGTCGTGATTCGTTCATGCGGTCCGCAGCACGGTTTCCAGCGCCGCTGCAAACCGGCGCCAGCTTTTTACCTCCGCACCGAGCATTCGCCGACCGGCCGCGGTCAGCTCGTAATAGCGAGCCCGTCGATTGTTGTCCGTCCTGCCCCACCCGCTCGTCACCAGCCCCTGCTTCTCGAGTCGCTGCAGCGCCGGGTAGAGCGAACCCTGGTTCACCTCCAGCACACCGTCAGAAAGCTGCTGCACCCGCTGGCTGATCCCCCAGCCGTGCATCGGCTCCAGGGACAGCGTCTTCAGCACGAGGAGGTCGAGTGAACCTCGCAGTACGTCCGTCGACGCCCGGTCCGCCACAGCGGTCTCCTGTCGATGTCTTCTGTAGACTTCTAAAGAAAGGATGCTCCAATGACCGTCCCGCGGTCAAGAGCCCTGGAAAGAGCGGCCGACCCGCAGTTCACCCCGACCCAGGCCCCGGGCCCCGGGCCCCGGCCCGCCTCTCCCTTCCAGGTTTCGCCCGCCCAGCCCCGCGGTTACCTTATCTCCATGCAGGAAACGTATTTCCGACGCGGGCTCGGCCTGAAGAAGGAGATCGAGCCCGTCCTTGCCGCCGAGTACCACAGTGCGCTGGTCGAGCAGATCCGCGCGGACGGGTTTCGTGCGACCTTCGGCGACCTGACGCTGCGACTCGCCCAGGACTTCGGCTTCTGCTACGGCGTGGACCGGGCGGTCGACTACGCCTACCAGGCAACGCACAAGTTCCCGGACCGGCGGATCTTCCTGGTCGGCGAGATCATCCACAACCCGCACGTCAACACGCGGCTACGGGAAGCCGGGGTGACCTTTCTCTACCCGACCCGGGCGGGCGTCTTCGACTTTTCCGCGATCGGCGCGGAGGACGTGGTCATCCTGCCGGCGTTCGGCGTGGCGCTGCACGACTTCAAGACGCTGCGCGAGATCGGCTGCGTGCTCGTCGACACGACGTGCGGCTCGGTGCTGAACGTGTGGAAGCGGGTGGAGTCGTATGCGCGCGACGGCTTCACGGCGCTGATCCACGGCAAGTACTTCCACGAGGAAACGCGTGCGACGGCGTCGCAGGTGAATACGCATCCGAACGGGAAGTACATCGTGGTGCGTGACATGGACGAGGCGCGACTGGTCTGCGACTACATCGAGCAGAACGAGCGTGCGCTGGCGCGCGAGACGTTCCAGTACCAGTTCCGTGAGAAGGCGTCGCCCGGCTTCGACCCGGAGACGGACCTCGTGCGGGTCGGTGTCGCGAACCAGACGACGATGCTCGCGACGGAGTCGCTGGCGATCGCTGCAGAGGTCGGGCGCAGCCTCGCCGCGCGGTATGGCGAAGATCATCTCGCGGAACACTTCCGGTCCTTCGACACTATCTGTTCTGCGACGCAGGAGCGGCAGGACGCGGTGCTCGAGATGATGCAGGATCCGCCGGACGTGATGGTCGTGATCGGTGGCTACAACTCGTCGAACACGAACCACCTGGCGCATCTCTGCCGCGAGTACACGACGGCGTACCACATCGCCGACGCGACGTGCATCGACCCGGAGCGGGGCGTGATCCGGCACAAGCCGGAGCTGGCGGCCGATGCCCCGGAGGTGGAGGTCGCGGACTGGCTGCCGACGGGCCCCCTCACGCTGGGGCTCACGGCCGGTGCGTCGACGCCCAACGTCAAGATCGGCGAGACCATTGAACGGATCCTGGCCACGCGGGGGATACCGATCCCGCGGCCGGAGCAGCAGCAGGCCAGAGCAGAACCATGAGCCGACGACTGTCCCCCACCCGCGCAGCGGCCCTCATCGCCGCCGGCTGTGCCGCCTTCGCCCTGGTCCTCCCGGGACACGCGGCTGCGCAGGCGCCGTATCCGGGCGTCGAGATGAGCGAGGCGGTGGCCGAGGCCATCAAGCCGCCCGTGAACCCCGAGTCGCGCCGCGTGCTGTCGCTGGCGGACGCGGACAAGGGCACCAAGGTGCTGGTCTCGACGGAGCAGCGTCGCCTGTGGCTCGTGAGCGGCCGTGACACCCTGATGAGCGTTCCCGTCGCCGTGGGCATGGGGGAGAGCTTCGAGTTCGAGGGGCGCCGCTTCTGGTTCGAGACCCCGCGAGGCAAGCGGAAGGTGCTGTCCAAGCAGCCGAACCCCGTCTGGAACGTGCCCGAATGGCACTACCTGGAGCGGGCCAAGGCACAGGGCCTCGAGGTCGTGAAGCTCTCCAGGGACGACAAGATCGAGCTGGCGGACGGCAGCTTCATCCTGACGATCGGCTCCAACGTCGGGCGGTTGCACACGTCCGGCAACTTCTGGCCGTTCACGCCCGGCAACGAGATCATTTTCGACGGCAAGGTCTTCGTGCCGCCCTTCGGCACCGCCCAGCGGGCCGTGCCGGACGCCCTGGGTCCCTTCAAGCTGGACACGGGCGACGGCTACCTCATCCACGGCACGCACATCTACAACGAGGGCTCCGTTGGCGACGCGGTGAGCCACGGCTGCGTGCGCATGCGCAACGAGGACCTCGCGACGCTCTACCAGGTCGTGCCGGTCGGGACCGCGGTCTACATCTTCTAGTTGCAGGTCCGGGCCTGTCCCGGACCTTGCCTGCTCCTGTCGCTTCCACACCACGCCACGCTGCAGCACTGATCTGGCTGAGTCCCGCGTCCACGGCGTTTTCCGCTGGCATCGCCTCTGCATCACCGTTGCCTTCAGCGGAAATCCCGGAGGATCAGCATCATGTCTTACCCACTGAAGAAGGCGGGCGTCGGCGCGGCGATCGGCCTGTCGGTTCTTCTGATCTCGGCCGGCCTGCGGCAGGCGAGTCCCGGCACACAGCCGGGCGACGCGTATCGAACCGCCCCGCCGGGCGAGCCTTCACGCACATACGTCCTGGCCAGTGACGATCACGTCGTGCCCCCACCGGCGATCGACGGTCCGGCCGATGACGGCACCCGCGCAACACCTGCGGAGGAGCCGCCCCCGGTGCAGCCGGACGTGGCGGGGGACGTCCAGGAGCGGACGCCGGTCGTGGCGGAGGCCCCGGAGGCGAGCTCGCGCATCGTCGTCTCGATCGACAAGCGCTGGCTGTGGTACATCGTCGGCCCTGACACGATCATCAGCGTGCCGGTTGCGGTCGGCATGAACCGCGGCTTCGAGTACGCGGGACGCAGCTTTCATTTCAGCACGCCGCGCGGCACGCGTCGCGTTCTGGCCAAGGAGGAGGCCCCGGTCTGGACCGTGCCGGAGTGGCACTACTACGAGCGCGGTCGCCACCAGGGGCTGGAGGTCGTGAAGCTCGCGCGCGATTCGCGCGTCGACCTGAGCGACGGTACGGTCATCGTCGTGCGGGGTGACGACGTCGGCCGCATCAACCACTACGGCAACTTCTGGCCGTTCACGCCGGGCAACGAGATCATCTTCGACGGCAAGGTCTTCGTTCCGCCGATGGGCACCAACCAGCGGCGGGTGCCGAACGCGCTCGGGCCGTACAAGCTGGACACCGGCAACGGTTACCTGATCCACGGGACGCACATCTACAACGAGGAGTCCGTTGGCCAGGCCGTGAGTCACGGCTGTGTGCGCATGAACAACCAGGACCTCGAGCGGCTGTACTGGATGGTGGAGCCCGGCACGACGGTGGTGATCCGCTAGCCGTGTCCGGCCGCAAAAGCGTTCGCGCGCACCAACCCGTCCTACCGGGGTACACACGGCGGGCCGCCCTCCGAGGCGGGCCCGCCGGTTTGTTCTCCGTACAGATCTGCTCCCACTGGTGAGGCGAATGACGGACGTGAAGGCGATAGACGCGCGCGGCTATGCGCGTCCCGAGGTGCTGGTCAGCACGGACTGGGTCGCTGCGCACCTGGACGATCCGAAGGTCAGACTCATGGAGTCGAACGAGGACGTGCTGCTCTACGAGATCGGGCACATCCCCGGCGCGGTGAAGATCGACTGGGTCGCTGACCTGAACGACGCCCGCACGCGTGACTACGTCGATGCCGGGCAGCTCCAGGCGCTGCTGCGGCGTCATGGCGTGAACGACGACACGACCATCGTGCTCTACGGCGACAAGAACAACTGGTGGGCGACCTACGCGTTCTGGGTGTTCCGGCTGTTCGGCCTGGAGAACCTCAGGATCATGGATGGTGGCCGCGCCCGCTGGGAGCAGGAGGGACGCGACCTGGTGACGGACGTGCCGTCGTACCCGGAGGGCAACGTCCGCATACAGCCGCGCAACGACGACCCGATCCGTGCCTTCCGCGAAGACGTCGAGCAGCACCTCGCGAAGCAGGGGCGCATGGTGGACGTGCGCTCGCCCGAGGAGTACCGCGGCGAGCGGCTGCACATGCCCGAGTACCCGAACGAGGGCGCGATGCGCGGCGGGCACATCCCCGGCGCAAGGAACGTCCCCTGGGGCCGTGCCGTGGATCCCGACACGCACACGTTCAAGCCGGCCGATGAGCTGGCCGCGATCTATCGGGACGAGTGCGGCATCCGCCCCGGCGACGAGGTGATCGCGTACTGCCTCATCGGTGAGCGCAGCTCGCACACGTGGTTCGTGCTGACGTATTTGCTCGGCCAGGAGAACGTGCGCAACTACGACGGCTCCTGGACGGAATGGGGCAACCTGGTGCGTGCACCCATCGAGCGCTGACGATGGACAGGCAGACACGCATCGCACTGCTCGTCGATCACTTCAGGAACCCGCGCCACCGCGGTACGCTGGAGCATCCGGACGTCAGCATGCCGGGCGGCAATCCCGGCTGCGGCGACGTCGTCACGATGCACGTGCGTGCCGCGGATGGCGATGACCGCATCGCCGAGGTCAGCTTCGAAGGCGAGGGGTGCACGATCAGCCAGGCGGCGGCGTCCATCCTGGCGCAGCGCGCCAACCGCAAGCACTACACGTTCGACGAGATCGCGGCCATGTCGTACGAGGAGATGATCGATCTGCTCGGCAGCGACATCGTCGGCTCACGTCCGCGCTGCGCAACGCTGGCGCTCGGCACGCTCAAGGCGGCGGTCAAGCGGATCGAGATGGACCGGAGGCTGCGCGCGGCAGGGCGGAGCGACGAGGAGATCGCGCAGATGCGCGCCGCGATCGCCCAGCAGGCCGGCGGCGGGCTCGTATTCGGTGAGGACGCGGTCGCCGAGGCGCGCGCGGATCAGACGGCCGCGCCCCCGGACCGGGACGTGCTGTAGCCGCCCGGATCTCGACCACCCGCACAAGGAACGACTCACTATGGCGCTCGACTTCGCCCGCGCCGCGGACCTGTTCTGCGGCTCCGAGCAGGAGCTTTCCATGGCGCTGAACATCGATGTGGGCGACCTGCGCCAGTACCGCACGAACCCGCAGCGCGCGCCGAAGCCCCTGCTGCAACGGCTCGGACGTGTCCTCGTCGAACGGGGCAGCGGCATGAAGCGGGTAGGCGAGATGCTTCTCGAGGACAGTCGGTGACCAGCCAGGTTTTTTGCTACCGTGAGCGCCGGCCGGTATTGTGGACCGGCCCACATACCGGGAGGACCCCCTATGAGACTTGCCATCATTCCTGTGGTCGCGCTGCTGGCGGGTGCGTGCGCGGCCGGGGAAGCCGATAGCACAGTGGCCGGCGCGGCGTCACAGGCCGATGCACGGCTTGCTAAGTACACGACTGTACGACTGACCAGCCCGATGGAGGGGCTGACCGCTCGCGACAGACAGGTCGTTGGCCTGCTGATCGACGCGGCGGCCGAGATGGACTCGATTTTCTGGCTGCAGGCCTTCGGCGAGCCCAACTCGCTCCTTGGCTCTCTCGACGACGC harbors:
- a CDS encoding S9 family peptidase: MPAAVRRCRFHLLVVAAGALAPLPLSAQQTTVQPPVAERRAHVDTLHGDVRSDDYFWLREKSDPAVAAYLEAENAYAEQVLEPLAGLREALYTEMLGRIKQTDLSVPYRDNGYFYYARTEEGKQYPVLARKKGSLDAPEEVLLDVNALAEGQEFMSVAYEEPSPDAQLLAYGTDSTGYRQYVLHVKDLRTGELLDTRAERLRSVVWADDNRTLFYTVEHPVTKRAYRLYRHVIGTPAHELIYEEPDERFGLYVGRTSSDAYILLGIGSLTTSEVRYLRADDPTGEWRQVAPRVQDREYDVEHHGDSFYIRVNDAGRNFRLVRAPVADPAESNWTEVIPHRDDVMLQGVQLFRNHMLAYERANALPRLVIHDLRTNTSHEVAFPEPVYSVFPTSNYEFDTSVLRYSYQSFVTPSSVYDYDMDTRQAALLKRQEVLGGYDPAQYTSERVWATARDGTRVPVSLVYRKDTPRDGSAPMLLGAYGSYGSSSNVTFNSNRLSLIDRGMIVGTAHIRGGADLGKAWHDQGRMQHKINTFIDFIDVAEHLVDSDYTSSDRLVIEGGSAGGLLMGAVTNMRPDLFKAVIAHVPFVDVINTMLDETLPLTVGEFEEWGNPKVAEQYRWIRAYDPYTNVAAKDYPAMLVKTSFNDSQVMYHEPAKWVAKLRAHKTDDNPLLFVTNMAAGHGGSSGRYDRLREIALDYAFMLWQVGKTGSRPGVTSPQ
- a CDS encoding ABC transporter permease is translated as MRWLDAARARLRLIKRGAAEARMREEFDFHVDMETERRMRTDGLSREEARRRALVAFGGTERYGEEMRDGRGTAWLSGVSLDLRLGVRMLVRYPGLAIVGGLGLAVATTVATVAVGLISSMMNPALPLPGGDRMVMLQNYDTQRQDPNQSTHLHDLETWRQSLSSVEQLGAFRTVRRNLLEEGATPELVRVAEISPSAFALTRTPPLLGRPLLSSDERAEAGNVVVIGGDAWQGRFGGDPGIVGRSIRLGDDEFTVVGVMPPGYRFPVNHHYWIPLRLEAGAYERGAAPPVMVFGRLAEGASLEGARAEVATVRHGLASTWPEVYEGILPQVLPYTYPFFAIDKPGIARALLLGQALITLLLVVVGVNVAVLMYARTTTRLGEITVRTALGASRRRIVFQLFAEAFVLSLLAAVIGLAAGSAALRRISAMMQNEFSGEMPFWLTPGLTPGLALYTAGLAVLAAVIMGAVPALKATGRRIATGLRAPGGAGAGGRLGRTWTVLIVGQVAVAVAVLPLALQGAMQAMRYGTADPGYEADEYLRAFVSMEQEASQAAEADVPASGAFADAASRLLSALDRDQRVADATFAFHMPGKESTVSVTAVSGRASTDSAGGTVWHSVALNRIAPDYFAAFDKPILAGRAFGAGDAAEAARTAIVSRSFADRVLGGGDVLGRTVRLGGSGASADEQLLEVVGVVPDFPTNDMQDQQYPRLYRALSPTRSFNLIVRTRGIDPTAYTRRLREIAAQTSASLVIDEPIALDDAIEQEQGLMRMIALVVMLATLSVVLLSAAGIYAMTSFAVVRRRREVGIRAALGAPPGQLLRAIFARTAAQLAVGVAVGLVLASALDVGLEGSHAALLPLVAALMVAVGLAAAAGPARRGLRIQPTQALREE
- a CDS encoding PadR family transcriptional regulator, whose protein sequence is MADRASTDVLRGSLDLLVLKTLSLEPMHGWGISQRVQQLSDGVLEVNQGSLYPALQRLEKQGLVTSGWGRTDNNRRARYYELTAAGRRMLGAEVKSWRRFAAALETVLRTA
- a CDS encoding 4-hydroxy-3-methylbut-2-enyl diphosphate reductase, whose amino-acid sequence is MQETYFRRGLGLKKEIEPVLAAEYHSALVEQIRADGFRATFGDLTLRLAQDFGFCYGVDRAVDYAYQATHKFPDRRIFLVGEIIHNPHVNTRLREAGVTFLYPTRAGVFDFSAIGAEDVVILPAFGVALHDFKTLREIGCVLVDTTCGSVLNVWKRVESYARDGFTALIHGKYFHEETRATASQVNTHPNGKYIVVRDMDEARLVCDYIEQNERALARETFQYQFREKASPGFDPETDLVRVGVANQTTMLATESLAIAAEVGRSLAARYGEDHLAEHFRSFDTICSATQERQDAVLEMMQDPPDVMVVIGGYNSSNTNHLAHLCREYTTAYHIADATCIDPERGVIRHKPELAADAPEVEVADWLPTGPLTLGLTAGASTPNVKIGETIERILATRGIPIPRPEQQQARAEP
- a CDS encoding L,D-transpeptidase, with the translated sequence MSRRLSPTRAAALIAAGCAAFALVLPGHAAAQAPYPGVEMSEAVAEAIKPPVNPESRRVLSLADADKGTKVLVSTEQRRLWLVSGRDTLMSVPVAVGMGESFEFEGRRFWFETPRGKRKVLSKQPNPVWNVPEWHYLERAKAQGLEVVKLSRDDKIELADGSFILTIGSNVGRLHTSGNFWPFTPGNEIIFDGKVFVPPFGTAQRAVPDALGPFKLDTGDGYLIHGTHIYNEGSVGDAVSHGCVRMRNEDLATLYQVVPVGTAVYIF
- a CDS encoding L,D-transpeptidase; the protein is MSYPLKKAGVGAAIGLSVLLISAGLRQASPGTQPGDAYRTAPPGEPSRTYVLASDDHVVPPPAIDGPADDGTRATPAEEPPPVQPDVAGDVQERTPVVAEAPEASSRIVVSIDKRWLWYIVGPDTIISVPVAVGMNRGFEYAGRSFHFSTPRGTRRVLAKEEAPVWTVPEWHYYERGRHQGLEVVKLARDSRVDLSDGTVIVVRGDDVGRINHYGNFWPFTPGNEIIFDGKVFVPPMGTNQRRVPNALGPYKLDTGNGYLIHGTHIYNEESVGQAVSHGCVRMNNQDLERLYWMVEPGTTVVIR
- a CDS encoding sulfurtransferase, which translates into the protein MTDVKAIDARGYARPEVLVSTDWVAAHLDDPKVRLMESNEDVLLYEIGHIPGAVKIDWVADLNDARTRDYVDAGQLQALLRRHGVNDDTTIVLYGDKNNWWATYAFWVFRLFGLENLRIMDGGRARWEQEGRDLVTDVPSYPEGNVRIQPRNDDPIRAFREDVEQHLAKQGRMVDVRSPEEYRGERLHMPEYPNEGAMRGGHIPGARNVPWGRAVDPDTHTFKPADELAAIYRDECGIRPGDEVIAYCLIGERSSHTWFVLTYLLGQENVRNYDGSWTEWGNLVRAPIER
- a CDS encoding iron-sulfur cluster assembly scaffold protein; translated protein: MDRQTRIALLVDHFRNPRHRGTLEHPDVSMPGGNPGCGDVVTMHVRAADGDDRIAEVSFEGEGCTISQAAASILAQRANRKHYTFDEIAAMSYEEMIDLLGSDIVGSRPRCATLALGTLKAAVKRIEMDRRLRAAGRSDEEIAQMRAAIAQQAGGGLVFGEDAVAEARADQTAAPPDRDVL